Proteins from one Pygocentrus nattereri isolate fPygNat1 chromosome 16, fPygNat1.pri, whole genome shotgun sequence genomic window:
- the cdkn2aipnl gene encoding CDKN2AIP N-terminal-like protein has product MEVTFIVSSQITTRGERMSASGDIEQFIEQNRHLSDIVESFRTISESDKHWESRRAFIFRNINDYEDPHLDHLLALSMVWANNVFLGCRYSQDLLDRVKEMANGIVVEDAPVFKTRDEIIKNQQKR; this is encoded by the exons ATGGAAGTAACGTTTATTGTGTCCAGTCAGATCACAACGCGTGGAGAGAGGATGTCTGCTTCTGGGGATATAGAGCAATTTATTGAACAAAACAGGCATTTGTCAGACATTGTAGAGTCATTTCGTACAATTTCCGAGAGCGACAAACACTGGGAATCTAGGAGAGCTTTCATTTTTAGAAACATTAATGACTACGAAGACCCTCACTTGGATCATCTTCTTGCTTTGTCAATGGTGTGGGCAAACAATGTGTTCCTCGGTTGCCG gTACAGTCAAGATCTCCTAGACAGAGTGAAGGAGATGGCTAACGGAATTGTAGTTGAAGATGCACCTGTTTTTAAAACCCGAGATGAGATCATCAAGAACCAGCAAAAG AGGTGA